A stretch of DNA from Roseofilum casamattae BLCC-M143:
TCAACCACCGCTATGATGGAATACAGTTATGGCAGCTACAAGGAGTGCCCGGCATCAAACCCTTAGTTTGGAGCCTATCAGCCCTCTCCTTTGTCTTCCTATATCCGGCTACATTCAATTTACTAGAAATTGCTGCGATCGCCAAACCGGAAGTACACCTCTACGAAACCGGGATTATTCGGATTACCCGCCATCCACAAATGGTCGGTCAAGTCATCTGGTGTATAGCACATACCCTCTGGTTGGGAACCAGCTTTACCCTAGTCACCTCCCTCGGACTGGTTGCCCACCATCTCTTTGCCGTCTGGCATGGCGATCGCCGCCTGTCTCAGCGTTATGGCCAAGCCTTTAGTGCTGCCAAAGCGCGCACCTCCATTTTCCCTTTTCTCGCCATTATTCAAGGTCGCCAAACCTTAGAACTCCAAGAATTCTTGCGTCCGGCTTATCTCGGAGTTGCCCTCTTCGTCGGCTTGCTCTGGTGGCTGCATCCTTGGCTGATGCAAGCCACTATGGCCGTTCCACTCTAACCTAAAACAAGTGTAAAATTTAAACGGGGATCGAAAAAAATCCCTGCTCCTGGGATGGGTAACTCCAAATCGGTGTAGCATGATCCCAAGGGCAATTATAAAAAAAATAGATAGGAAAAGGGAGATACTATGGTGCTGCAAATCAGCGAACGAAGCTTTCCTGAAGAAGTCCTAGATGCCGCAACTCCGGTCTTGGTCAACTTTTGGGCCCCTTGGTGTGGAATTTGCCGGTTACTCAACCCGGTTTTAACTCGATTTCAAACCGAATGCGATCGAAGCGTTAAAGTGGTTTCCATTAATGCCGATCGCAGCTTGAAATTGGCGAATGCCTATCGTCTGAGAACCCTACCTACCGTGATTTTGTTCGATCGCGGTCGAGTTCTCAATCGCATCGAAGGATTTCATAGCGCTGAAGACTTATATCGGCAACTATCGGTTAGTTGCCACAATGTCTCGGGAGTCGCCTTTCCAGATGTACTGGACCGCGAAGTCCTGCGATAAGCTCGATCCCAGCTCAATTAGTAGCGAACAATAATGGAGGATACGCATCGCGCGTATCCTTTTTTTATCGATCCCCAAGAGGTCTCGCGCGCGATCGCCATGTCCGCTGGTATAGTAAAAGATTAGAATAATTCAGCACAAAACCGGATGAGTCAGCATTATCGCATTACATTGCTTCCTGGAGATGGTATCGGACCGGAAATTATGGCGGTAACGGTACAACTATTACAGCAGATTGCCCCCAGCTTCGACCTGAGTTTTGACCTGAGCGAAGCCCTCATCGGAGGTGCTGCTATTGATGCAACCGGAACTCCACTCCCGGAAGAAACCTTAGAGCAATGCCGTCGAAGCGATGCCGTGCTGCTCGCGTCCATCGGAGGTTATAAATGGGATACGCTCCCGCGCCACCAACGTCCCGAAACCGGACTGTTAGGGTTAAGAGCTGGATTAGACTTGTTTGCGAACCTCAGACCTGCCACCATTCTGCCGCAATTGATCGATGCTTCTAGCTTGAAACGAGAGATAGTGGAAGGAGTCGATATCATGGTGGTGCGCGAACTCACCGGAGGCATTTATTTCGGCCAGCCAAAAGGCTTGTTCGAGACAGAAACGGGAATTAAGCGCGGCGTCAATACCATGGCGTATACCGAAAGCGAGATCGATCGCATTGCCAAAGTTGCCTTTGATACGGCAGGCAAGCGCGGCGGCAAACTCTGTTCGGTGGATAAAGCTAATGTGTTAGAAGTTTCCCAGTTATGGCGCGATCGCGTTACGGCTCTGGCTTCCGAATATCCGGACGTGGAACTGTCCCATCTCTATGTCGATAATGCCGCCATGCAACTGGTGCGATCGCCCAAACAATTCGATACCATCGTTACCGGTAACTTGTTTGGCGATATCCTCTCCGATGCCGCAGCCATGCTCACCGGCAGTATTGGCATGTTGCCTTCTGCCAGTTTAGGCGCTTCCGGACCGGGAGTCTTTGAACCCGTTCACGGCTCCGCGCCGGATATTGCCGGCCAAGATAAGGCAAATCCCCTGGCGCAAGTGCTCAGTGCGGCGATGATGCTGCGCTATGCTTTCAATTGTGTTGATGCTGCAACGGCAATCGAACAAGCCGTACAAACCGTTCTCGATCGCGGCTATCGTACTGGCGATATTATGTCGGAAGGCTGCCAGTTAGTTGGATGCCAGCAAATGGGAGAGGTTTTGCTGCAAGCTATAGTTGATTTAAATAGCAGCGAGACATAAAATTGTAAAGCCAGTGAGAGCTGAGCGAATGGTAGCTGAGCGAAGTCGAAGCTGCCGAAGCTCGGACCCCTTTAGCAACCCGGACGGTGACTGAGCGAAGCCGGACTTCGACTTCGCTCAGTCCTCACATAACTATTGGTCTCATTGCTATTCAAATTGACTATATTTCCCTTTTGCAGTCTGTCTTCTAGCTTGCTTGTCGCCCCTTCAGGTTTGGCTAAACCATTGGAAATATAACGACGTACACCATTCCTTAATCGGAAATGCGATAAAGGTAATTGGATTGATGGTCACGATAATATTGCGACTATCAGCTTTGGCTTGATTAATAATCTGTCCTGCAACCCAATCTGCTGACATAATACCAATGGGATTTAGATTACTTTTGAACGGCCCTAAAATAAGTTTGCGGACAATGCAAGGAGCATCCAAACGCCGCATAGTAATTAACTCGCCCAAAGTCCGCTTGCTCATTTCATAGAGCGGGCTAAAGGCTGGAGAAACTTCGGCTTCGGAGGTATTGATCCAAACTTCTTTGCAGGCAATATCGCGATTTGTTTTTACGGTTTTCAGGAATAGTTCCATCAATCGCCAACTGGAGAAGGTATTGACTTGGTAGGACTGAGAAATGGCTTCTTCGCTGCGATCGCCATGGACGTTAATCCCATGATTGAGTAGCAGAATATCAACGGTTTTCAACCGCTCTTCCAAGGCGCTTTCATTCCCGACACTCCAAGAGAGTGTGGGAATGGTAACAAGTTTCCCATCAACGGTAATTTCAATATCCTTGGTTCCAGAGGTGAGGGCGATCGCCTTTGCTCCATTACGATGTAACTGGTGTAATAAAGCGCGTCCTAATGTCCCGGAAGCTCCGGTAACGGCAACGGTTTTTCCTTTTAAAGATAATGCTGTTCCCATGAGTCGATCGAGAAAGGTAAAGGTTCCGCAAAAATAAGCATTTTGATTGTCGAAATGATGCCGCCAGTGATAGGTTCGATTGATAAAAACCCGAGAAGGAATGGTATCAAAAGCACCGGGGCGATGAGTAGAGTCCGTTAGCTCGTCCGCTCCAGGAATATCCAGACCTCTGGCCATGGCCGTCAGCAAAAATGTGATTGAATAAATAATTGATGATGTTGTGCCCCACAAGCCTTCATTTGCCATCACCGCTAGGGTTACGCCAACCAGACTAAAGGCTAACATGACCAAACTTTCGGGTACGTCGTTGTACCAGTGAGCCTTTTGATAAATCTCTGGGGTGGTTGTAGTGAGATCGGGACGAAAGACGCGGTGATGCCAGACATGGAGTCGGTGCAAGGGTTTCCAAACATGGGAGAGAGCATGATAGCCATCGCGCACGCATTCGGTGAGAATAATGGCCAAAATCCCCCAGCCTAAACCCATCCAACTCAATTGGTCGATCGCGCTCATCCAAATACTCCATAGTAGAGTATCTACAGCCAATGATATGAGAGCGAACCAACTTAGCATATAAACTCCATACAGATGCGATCGAATTGTTTTCAGAGGCAATCTCAGTTTACAGTTACTCTTGCTCAATTCGCATTCCATGGAAAAACTGATAGCATCGATAATAAACGCCAATGGACATTAATTGACATTAGAAACAACGCACAAGATTCTAGAATGGGATACTCGTCATTTACTCAACTAACTCGATCGCCGTGAAACTCTTTGTTTACCATACGCCCGAATCTACTCCTACTGATAGTTTGCCAGAATGCGCGATCGCTGTAGATGTGCTGCGAGCTACTACAACCATAGCGACTGCTCTCCATGCTGGAGCGGAAGCAGTACAGGCCTTTAGCGACATCCAGAAGTTGATGGAAACGAGCGAGCAGTGGCCGGCTGAGAGCCGCCTGCGCTTTGGCGAGCGGGGAGGAGCAAAAGTAGAAGGGTGCGACTTGGGTAACTCCCCTCTGGCTTGCACTCGGGAGGTAGTGCAGGGCAAACGAATTTTTATGAGCACCACGAATGGGACTCGCGCTCTCGAACGCATCCAAGGAGCGCAAACCGTGCTGACTGGAGCGCTGATTAATCGTCAGGCGGTGGTGAAATATCTGATGAGCCATCAACCCAAGAGCATTTGGATCGTCGGTTCGGGATGGGAAGGCAGTTATTCTCTAGAGGATACGGTATGCGCTGGGGCGATCGCCGATAGTTTGTTAAGCCAGTTTTCGCTCTCTTCGCCGATCTCGGAAGTGAATGATGAAGTGTTAGCCGCGATCGCGCTTTACCGTCAATGGCAAGACCAACTGGTCGATCTGTTGCAGCAGTCGAGTCATGGCAAACGGCTCTTAGGACTCAGCAATGTTAAAGGCGGAGCGGATATTGACTATTGTGCGGAACTCGATACCGTCAATAGTTTGCCAATTCAAACCGAACCGGGAGTCTTAACCGCTCATAGCACTTTGTGTTAGGGAATGGGTAATTTTTGATGAGGGCGATCGCACCCACTAAGATGAAGTCAGGTTATCCGGATCGATGCCCAGTGCTGCAAGATGTTCTCTTAATTGTTGATTTTCCCGTTCTTTGACTTCGGCAACGGCTTCAGCGCGATCGGCTCTTTCTTGTTCGCGATCGCGCTCTAACTCAGCCGTATTCGCTCGCTCTTGCTCTTGCACGGCCACTTCTTCGGGCAATAGTACTAGATTACCGTTGGCATCATAAAAGCGCAACCAAGGAGCATCCACCTTGACTAACTCGCCATTCCACGGTCCCAACCATAATCCCAGACTGGCGCACCACAGCCATCCGCGATCGTTCGGTACGATGTCCTGGTACTTATGATTTCCTTGTAAATTCCATCCTTGCAGTGACTCGCTGTTAAAGGGATCGTAGATAAAATAATCTCTCGTTTTCCAGACTTTTTCGTATAACTGTTTCTTTTCCTTGCGGTCTATACTTGCGGTTGAGGGAGACATGAATTCTACTACTACGTCGGGATAGCGTCCTTGCTCTTCCCACACTATCCAACTGCGGCGGTCTTGGGTTCCATCCACATCTAAGACAACGAAAAAGTCGGGGCCCCGAAGGTTACTGAGCGAAGTCGAAGTAAAATCATTGTTTTTGATTTGTTGGGTGCTGTAATAGACGAACATATTACCGCTGCTGTAATAATCGTTGCGTCCTTGGTATGCCTGATGGAGTGAGTTTATCAGGACATTCATGGCGATGCGATGGCGATTACTTTCCAATGGTTCTCCGTCGTCATACGGCAAGTCGGTTGGGGGAAGGGGAATTCTTTCTTCTTCTTGCTCTTGGCTCTGAGGTGGTTGTTCATCCATCAGTTGCACTGACATTGTCTTTTCCCTCAACACTGTTCTCTCACACTATATCATTCCTCAGCTATTCCATCACATAGACCACGATGCTCTTTTTTCGCCGTTTCATTGTTCTCTAGATAATCCTTGGCTAAACCACAAGCTTTTACCAAGAGTTTGTCTAAATCCAAATCTAACACTTGTACTCCATTGTTATCTGCAATAGCAATCTTTGTTCCATCCGCATTGAATGTAATCTTATTCCATGAATATGGTGAATATGGCATTGAAAGGATCGCTCGATCTCCCCATAAGTTGTCCAGCATTAGGATAGTATCCTTTGTCGCTAAAAATTCACTATTTGGACTAAAGGTGGCTGCCTCTACATGTCTAAGTTGCTCGATTAATTCACCATTGCTGACTCGCCAGATCTTGACAACATCATTGCTTGAAGAAGTATCACTTTTAGTCGTTGAAGCAATGTACCGACCATTATCACTGAAATAAATATCAGTTACTACATCATCATGTGTCAAAGGTTTAGCATAGTCAATTTCTTTTAATGACTCACCTTTCTGTTGCCATACTCTGACTAATTTACCACTAGCAGATGCCAGAAATTTGCCCTTCTGACTAAAGCTAACTTTGTTAACTTCATCTTCATGTTTAAATGAATCAAGTGGGTTGCCATCTCGATCCCAAACTTGAAGAGTTTTATCATCACTACCAGAGGCTAGAATTGGAAGTTCTGGACTAAAATCAACTGTATTAACTTTATCTTCATGAGGCAAGGATTTAAGGAATTCACCATCTAAGCTCCATAGCTTTACAGTACCATCATCACTAGCAGAAGCCATGACTTCTTCCTCTGGACTAAAACTCACACTATTGATCTGGTCTTCATGTTTTGAAAAAACTTTTAGCTCAGAACTATCTAACCTTCGTAATTGTAGGTCGTGGAGAGGCTGAATTTTAGTAGATTTAAACTTGACTGGGCTAAAACTTACTGGATAAAACTGCCAATGGCCTTGTTTATCAATTGAGTTTATCGATTTACCTTCCTCGTCCCACCACTTGACTGTAGAAACAGACTTATCTCGATCTGTAATTTGACTCATTAGCATGAGCATCTTGCCATTATCACTGAATTCTAGATTATAGCTTCTACTGCTATTTTCTAGTTCATGTCTATCAAGACTAGGTTGAAGTGTTATGACAGTTCCGTCTTGTCTCCAAAGATTGACCATTCCGTCCTGACTAACAGAAGCAATACTATTATTTTGGGGATTGAAAATAACCTGATTTATCCGATCTGAATGTTGCCGTAATACTCCTAGGCGCTGTCCATTTTTATTCCATATGTATATTAAGTCATCTGCACTTACAGAGGCAATAATCTCTCCATCTTTACTAAATCTTATCTTGGTAATTTCAGTAGGATGTTCTAGGGTCTTAATCACTTGACCCTCCAGATTCCAAATTTGAATTGTATTATCATTATGTGAAGTGAGCACATTCTGATTATTACGATCAAAATAGATACTATTAATCATGTAGCTATTCCAAGTTTTAGCAGGTTTTTGAAGATTGTCAACATTCCAAATTTTAATTTCACTTCGATTTGCGGAACTATTACTAACAGACGCTAACATTGTGCTGTCTGAGCTAAAACTAAAATCACTAACTTGATTTTTATGTCCCATAGCGTACTCAATCCTTTCACCATCGTTAGTGTAGAGATAAATTAAGTTATCATCGCCTATGGTAGCAATCATTCGACTATCAGGACTAAATTCAACTCTATTAATCTCATTGCGAGATTCATTTATTTGGTGTACTGTCTCTTCATCTCTCGAAAATAAAGAGACACCACTATTTTTCCCATCCGTAGTAATCACAGAAACTCGTTTATTATCTGGGCTAAAAATAATATTTCTATCGAATTGCTTGTCATATTTGATTCGATTTGCGCTAAAGAAAGATACTGTCGTATCGAGTGGACGATCAGAATAAGATTTAATTAATTTGCCATTATTACTGTAGAATTTTATATAGCCTTGATCGCTGACTGAAACCAGCATTCTTTTGTCAGGACTTATTCTGGTTTTCGCAATCACATCAGAATGTCTTAATCTGAATTTTTCTTCAATATTTCCTCGATCATCAACATCATAAACTTGCAAATTATTTTCAGCATTACCTGTAATCAAATATTCACTATTTGG
This window harbors:
- a CDS encoding NnrU family protein, which encodes MVGLLIGFAIAHSGLAALRPWGESQIGPRLYRVFFALVSIPLAAILVIYFFNHRYDGIQLWQLQGVPGIKPLVWSLSALSFVFLYPATFNLLEIAAIAKPEVHLYETGIIRITRHPQMVGQVIWCIAHTLWLGTSFTLVTSLGLVAHHLFAVWHGDRRLSQRYGQAFSAAKARTSIFPFLAIIQGRQTLELQEFLRPAYLGVALFVGLLWWLHPWLMQATMAVPL
- a CDS encoding thioredoxin family protein; protein product: MVLQISERSFPEEVLDAATPVLVNFWAPWCGICRLLNPVLTRFQTECDRSVKVVSINADRSLKLANAYRLRTLPTVILFDRGRVLNRIEGFHSAEDLYRQLSVSCHNVSGVAFPDVLDREVLR
- the leuB gene encoding 3-isopropylmalate dehydrogenase; protein product: MSQHYRITLLPGDGIGPEIMAVTVQLLQQIAPSFDLSFDLSEALIGGAAIDATGTPLPEETLEQCRRSDAVLLASIGGYKWDTLPRHQRPETGLLGLRAGLDLFANLRPATILPQLIDASSLKREIVEGVDIMVVRELTGGIYFGQPKGLFETETGIKRGVNTMAYTESEIDRIAKVAFDTAGKRGGKLCSVDKANVLEVSQLWRDRVTALASEYPDVELSHLYVDNAAMQLVRSPKQFDTIVTGNLFGDILSDAAAMLTGSIGMLPSASLGASGPGVFEPVHGSAPDIAGQDKANPLAQVLSAAMMLRYAFNCVDAATAIEQAVQTVLDRGYRTGDIMSEGCQLVGCQQMGEVLLQAIVDLNSSET
- a CDS encoding bifunctional sterol desaturase/short chain dehydrogenase gives rise to the protein MGLGWGILAIILTECVRDGYHALSHVWKPLHRLHVWHHRVFRPDLTTTTPEIYQKAHWYNDVPESLVMLAFSLVGVTLAVMANEGLWGTTSSIIYSITFLLTAMARGLDIPGADELTDSTHRPGAFDTIPSRVFINRTYHWRHHFDNQNAYFCGTFTFLDRLMGTALSLKGKTVAVTGASGTLGRALLHQLHRNGAKAIALTSGTKDIEITVDGKLVTIPTLSWSVGNESALEERLKTVDILLLNHGINVHGDRSEEAISQSYQVNTFSSWRLMELFLKTVKTNRDIACKEVWINTSEAEVSPAFSPLYEMSKRTLGELITMRRLDAPCIVRKLILGPFKSNLNPIGIMSADWVAGQIINQAKADSRNIIVTINPITFIAFPIKEWCTSLYFQWFSQT
- a CDS encoding 2-phosphosulfolactate phosphatase family protein, producing the protein MKLFVYHTPESTPTDSLPECAIAVDVLRATTTIATALHAGAEAVQAFSDIQKLMETSEQWPAESRLRFGERGGAKVEGCDLGNSPLACTREVVQGKRIFMSTTNGTRALERIQGAQTVLTGALINRQAVVKYLMSHQPKSIWIVGSGWEGSYSLEDTVCAGAIADSLLSQFSLSSPISEVNDEVLAAIALYRQWQDQLVDLLQQSSHGKRLLGLSNVKGGADIDYCAELDTVNSLPIQTEPGVLTAHSTLC
- a CDS encoding Uma2 family endonuclease; this translates as MDEQPPQSQEQEEERIPLPPTDLPYDDGEPLESNRHRIAMNVLINSLHQAYQGRNDYYSSGNMFVYYSTQQIKNNDFTSTSLSNLRGPDFFVVLDVDGTQDRRSWIVWEEQGRYPDVVVEFMSPSTASIDRKEKKQLYEKVWKTRDYFIYDPFNSESLQGWNLQGNHKYQDIVPNDRGWLWCASLGLWLGPWNGELVKVDAPWLRFYDANGNLVLLPEEVAVQEQERANTAELERDREQERADRAEAVAEVKERENQQLREHLAALGIDPDNLTSS